The following coding sequences lie in one Sedimentibacter sp. MB35-C1 genomic window:
- a CDS encoding RNA polymerase sigma factor, which translates to MESEKLLIKESIQGSDQAFAEIVHNYKNYVFAIVLNFIKDYGEAENVAQEVFLQIYTALPSYSSENFKGWIGKIAANKSIDWIRKKKSKFNEKVIEDAGNIIDMKDIQSKDNPESFIIDNERKELLIKALSSIPEIYRTAVEKFYFEEKSYEEIALEENAPVKTIASRLYRAKLLLKEKWREENEAL; encoded by the coding sequence ATGGAAAGTGAAAAACTGCTGATAAAAGAATCTATTCAAGGCAGCGATCAGGCTTTTGCAGAAATAGTCCATAATTACAAAAATTATGTTTTTGCTATTGTACTTAATTTTATAAAAGACTACGGAGAAGCAGAGAATGTTGCCCAGGAAGTGTTCCTGCAAATCTATACCGCTCTTCCTTCATATAGCAGCGAAAATTTTAAAGGATGGATTGGAAAAATAGCGGCAAACAAGTCAATTGACTGGATACGTAAAAAGAAATCAAAGTTTAATGAAAAGGTGATTGAGGATGCAGGAAATATAATTGACATGAAAGATATTCAATCAAAAGATAATCCGGAATCGTTTATAATTGACAATGAAAGAAAAGAACTGCTGATTAAAGCTTTGAGCAGTATACCGGAAATTTACAGAACTGCAGTGGAAAAATTTTATTTTGAGGAAAAGTCTTATGAAGAAATTGCTCTAGAAGAAAATGCACCTGTTAAAACCATAGCTTCGAGGCTGTATAGGGCAAAATTATTATTAAAAGAAAAATGGAGGGAAGAAAATGAAGCATTATGA
- a CDS encoding pseudouridine-5'-phosphate glycosidase, which produces MLEKYLEINPEVKEAIEKGKPVVALESTIISHGMPYPRNVETALNVEKIIRDKNAVPATIAILNGKLKAGLTKDEIEYLGKAESVIKTSRRDIPFIVSKKLDGATTVASTMIIAELAGIRVFATGGIGGVHRGASETFDISADLEELARTNVAVVCAGAKSILDIGLTLEYLETRGVPVAGYRTTEMPAFYTSKSGFSVDYRVETAEEIARALKAKWKLGLKGGMVIANPIEEEYQMNYDIITDAIENALKDAEKRGIRGKESTPFLLAKVKEITGGESLESNIKLVYNNARLGADIAVELSRLS; this is translated from the coding sequence ATGTTAGAAAAATATTTGGAAATTAACCCTGAAGTGAAGGAAGCAATAGAAAAAGGAAAGCCTGTAGTAGCACTTGAATCAACGATTATATCCCATGGTATGCCTTATCCCAGAAATGTGGAAACAGCTTTGAATGTTGAAAAGATAATAAGGGACAAAAACGCAGTACCTGCAACTATTGCAATTTTAAACGGGAAACTAAAAGCAGGGCTTACAAAGGATGAAATTGAATATCTGGGTAAAGCAGAGAGTGTTATTAAAACGTCAAGGAGAGATATACCGTTTATTGTTTCAAAGAAGTTAGACGGTGCCACAACAGTTGCTTCTACTATGATTATTGCTGAGCTTGCAGGAATAAGGGTGTTTGCAACCGGAGGAATAGGTGGAGTTCACAGAGGCGCATCTGAAACATTTGACATTTCTGCAGATTTGGAAGAACTTGCTCGTACAAATGTTGCTGTTGTTTGTGCAGGTGCTAAGTCTATTCTTGATATTGGTTTGACATTGGAATACCTTGAGACACGCGGAGTGCCTGTTGCAGGGTACAGAACAACGGAAATGCCGGCTTTTTATACAAGTAAAAGCGGATTCAGTGTAGATTACAGAGTAGAAACCGCAGAGGAAATAGCACGTGCTTTAAAAGCTAAGTGGAAATTAGGCCTCAAAGGTGGAATGGTTATTGCAAATCCTATCGAAGAAGAATATCAAATGAATTATGATATAATTACCGATGCCATTGAAAATGCTCTTAAAGATGCTGAGAAGAGGGGCATAAGAGGTAAGGAATCTACACCGTTTCTCTTGGCGAAAGTAAAGGAAATAACCGGAGGAGAAAGTCTGGAGTCAAACATAAAACTAGTATACAACAATGCACGCCTGGGAGCAGATATTGCAGTTGAGCTTTCTAGGCTGTCTTAA
- a CDS encoding PfkB family carbohydrate kinase: MTNREQEIFDLIKKNPMISQNEIGELLGITRSSVAVHITNLIKKGKILGKGYVVKENPYVTVIGGVNIDIHGIPKNRLIPADSNIGIVKMSLGGVGRNIGENLVRLGIDTKLISVLGDDIYGSKILEESADMGLDMKDCLILKGESTSTYLAVLDETHDMSVAISSMDIYERMTVEFIKEKKHVIDNSELCVLDTNVPLNVIEYLLSNHRNTDFFLDTVSTAKAKKVKNLLGSIHTLKTNRIEAEAVTGIEINCEDGLKRNFEYLLSKGIKRVFITFGKKGVFYSDGSEMKRVAANHINPVNTTGAGDAFMAALVYSHINNKNINESAAIATAASVIALSHENTINPNMSVESINSKVKELKLC, translated from the coding sequence ATGACTAACAGAGAACAGGAAATATTTGATTTAATAAAAAAAAATCCAATGATTTCTCAAAATGAAATAGGAGAATTACTTGGAATAACCAGATCATCTGTTGCGGTGCACATAACGAATCTTATTAAAAAGGGAAAAATACTTGGAAAGGGATACGTTGTAAAGGAAAATCCATATGTCACAGTAATCGGCGGTGTCAATATTGATATACATGGCATCCCTAAAAACAGGTTGATTCCTGCGGACTCAAATATAGGGATTGTTAAAATGTCACTTGGTGGAGTTGGCAGAAATATAGGTGAAAATCTTGTAAGACTAGGTATAGATACAAAGCTTATAAGTGTGCTGGGAGATGATATCTACGGAAGCAAAATACTTGAAGAATCAGCTGATATGGGGTTGGACATGAAAGACTGTCTCATCCTGAAGGGCGAAAGCACGTCTACCTATCTTGCAGTTCTTGATGAAACTCATGATATGTCTGTAGCCATATCCAGTATGGACATATATGAAAGAATGACAGTTGAATTTATTAAAGAAAAAAAACATGTCATTGATAATTCTGAACTTTGTGTTTTGGATACTAATGTTCCTCTGAATGTTATTGAATATCTTTTAAGCAACCATAGAAATACAGATTTTTTTCTAGATACAGTGTCTACTGCGAAGGCTAAAAAAGTTAAGAATTTATTGGGGAGTATTCATACTCTAAAGACAAACAGAATCGAAGCCGAAGCTGTGACGGGAATTGAAATTAACTGTGAAGACGGATTGAAAAGAAATTTCGAATACCTTTTAAGCAAAGGGATTAAAAGGGTTTTTATTACGTTTGGGAAAAAGGGCGTATTCTACAGTGACGGATCTGAGATGAAGCGTGTGGCTGCAAATCACATAAATCCTGTTAATACCACAGGAGCAGGTGATGCTTTTATGGCGGCATTAGTTTATTCTCATATTAATAATAAAAATATAAATGAAAGTGCAGCAATAGCTACAGCTGCATCAGTAATCGCACTTTCTCACGAGAACACCATAAACCCGAACATGTCTGTAGAAAGTATAAATTCAAAAGTGAAGGAGCTTAAATTATGTTAG
- a CDS encoding tocopherol cyclase family protein: protein MNNSLNKRQKGYFEGWYFKQQDMDHTVAFIPAFHTDNKGYPAASLQIITDNFTYNFNFPAQMLHVNRKKFIIELGENIFSKYGCKINLESKECSAHGNICFGPLLPPAYDIMGPFCFVPFMECRHSVFSVYHRVDGEVLINGRNYYFENAAGYIEGDRGHSFPKGYIWTQCSWNENSIMISVAEIPFGLFKFVGSIGIILFNGKEYRIATYCGAKVIKISNNFISLRQGSLILEIKLLYGKSFLLNAPQSGIMTRKVRESAACRVRYTCYSDNEVLFDFVSDRASFENNWQGAR, encoded by the coding sequence ATGAATAACTCTTTAAATAAAAGGCAAAAAGGTTATTTCGAAGGATGGTATTTTAAGCAGCAGGATATGGATCATACAGTTGCATTTATTCCTGCTTTTCATACAGACAATAAAGGTTATCCTGCGGCATCACTGCAGATAATTACTGATAATTTTACATATAATTTTAATTTTCCTGCTCAGATGCTACACGTAAACAGAAAAAAATTTATTATTGAGCTTGGAGAAAATATTTTTTCTAAATATGGATGTAAAATTAATTTGGAGTCAAAAGAATGTTCGGCACATGGAAACATATGTTTCGGACCATTGTTACCACCTGCCTATGATATAATGGGCCCGTTTTGCTTTGTACCTTTTATGGAGTGTCGTCACAGCGTATTCAGCGTTTACCATAGGGTGGACGGTGAAGTTTTAATAAATGGCAGGAATTATTATTTTGAAAATGCAGCGGGGTATATTGAAGGAGACAGAGGACACTCTTTTCCAAAAGGTTATATCTGGACGCAATGCTCTTGGAACGAAAACAGTATAATGATTTCTGTAGCTGAAATTCCATTTGGTCTCTTTAAGTTTGTGGGGTCCATAGGAATTATACTTTTTAACGGAAAAGAGTATCGCATAGCTACATACTGTGGAGCTAAGGTTATAAAAATCAGCAACAACTTCATTAGTTTGAGACAGGGATCTCTTATATTGGAAATAAAGCTTTTGTATGGCAAGAGTTTTTTGCTTAATGCACCTCAGTCAGGAATTATGACAAGAAAGGTAAGAGAAAGTGCAGCATGCCGCGTAAGATATACGTGCTATTCGGACAATGAAGTACTTTTTGATTTTGTAAGCGATAGAGCAAGTTTTGAAAATAATTGGCAGGGTGCACGGTAA
- a CDS encoding FAD-dependent oxidoreductase, which translates to MESIWIKTSSQPDCGTLHGDYSTEAAVIGGGLAGILTGYFLQQNNVKTIIIEADEIGHGQTKNTTAKITSQHNLIYNKLLENFGKKKAEQYAMANQQAIDQYRYIVSKEAGDCFFEELPAYLYSTNRQDIPVLEKEVRAAERLGILSMFTENTTLPFEVAGAVKFSNQAQFHPLRFLEAISKNLTVFEHTMAEKVEGNRILTDKGIITAKHIIFATHFPFINAPGYYFARMHQGRSYVLAVEGVPKIDGMYLGVEDTGLSFRSFNNVLLLGGGSHRTGENSAGGKYKTLREKASEFYPKGIEIGHWSAQDCMTLDGIPYIGQFSHSTPNWYVATGFGKWGMTGSMVSAMIISDLIKGRENSYSELFSPLRFTPSSSVKNLTSNLGQAVKGISRQALFISATDLDDLPVGHGGIIKKEGENIGVYKDENGRIYAVSTRCPHLGCQLEWNPDEKSWDCPCHGSRFDYKGNILDNPAQINLETSKYE; encoded by the coding sequence ATGGAATCAATTTGGATTAAAACGTCCAGTCAGCCGGATTGCGGTACATTGCATGGAGATTATTCAACTGAAGCAGCGGTAATAGGTGGAGGCTTGGCTGGAATATTAACAGGATATTTTTTGCAGCAGAATAACGTGAAGACTATTATAATAGAAGCCGATGAAATCGGGCATGGTCAGACGAAAAATACTACTGCAAAGATAACATCGCAGCATAACTTAATTTACAATAAGCTATTGGAGAACTTCGGAAAAAAGAAAGCAGAACAATATGCAATGGCAAACCAGCAGGCTATTGACCAGTATCGTTATATAGTTTCAAAAGAAGCCGGAGACTGCTTTTTTGAAGAGCTGCCTGCTTACTTGTATTCAACAAATCGTCAAGATATTCCAGTGCTTGAGAAGGAAGTACGGGCGGCAGAAAGGCTTGGCATCCTTTCGATGTTTACTGAAAATACCACCCTACCGTTTGAAGTAGCAGGTGCAGTGAAATTTTCTAATCAGGCGCAGTTCCATCCTTTAAGGTTTTTGGAGGCTATTTCTAAAAATCTTACGGTTTTTGAACACACAATGGCAGAGAAGGTAGAAGGCAATCGTATTTTAACTGACAAAGGAATCATTACGGCAAAACATATTATTTTTGCTACTCATTTTCCTTTTATTAATGCACCTGGTTATTATTTTGCAAGAATGCATCAGGGGCGCAGTTACGTGCTTGCTGTTGAGGGAGTCCCCAAAATTGATGGAATGTATCTTGGTGTAGAAGACACAGGATTATCCTTCAGAAGTTTTAATAACGTGCTTCTTCTAGGCGGAGGCAGTCACCGTACAGGAGAAAATTCCGCCGGAGGGAAATATAAAACTCTACGAGAAAAAGCATCAGAATTTTATCCCAAAGGCATAGAAATAGGTCATTGGTCTGCACAGGATTGCATGACTTTAGATGGCATACCATATATAGGACAGTTTTCTCATTCAACTCCCAATTGGTATGTTGCTACTGGGTTCGGTAAATGGGGTATGACTGGCAGCATGGTTTCTGCCATGATAATTTCTGATTTAATTAAGGGAAGAGAAAATTCATATAGTGAGCTGTTTTCACCTTTGCGTTTCACGCCCTCATCTTCTGTAAAAAATTTAACTTCAAATCTAGGTCAGGCTGTAAAAGGAATATCAAGGCAGGCGCTTTTTATTTCAGCTACAGATTTAGATGATTTGCCTGTCGGGCATGGAGGGATAATTAAAAAGGAAGGAGAAAACATAGGGGTGTATAAGGATGAAAATGGAAGAATCTATGCTGTTTCAACAAGATGCCCACACCTTGGATGCCAATTGGAATGGAATCCAGATGAAAAAAGCTGGGACTGTCCATGCCACGGCTCTAGATTTGATTATAAAGGCAATATTTTAGATAATCCAGCACAAATAAATTTAGAGACATCTAAATATGAATAA
- a CDS encoding flavodoxin family protein — MRLIIHDLSPEQVQKILPHGEDVRIISKGGSIHPCIGCFGCWIKTPAQCIIRDQYGNMGEFLSKCDELILISRCVYGGFSPFIKNVLDRSISYIHPYFITKNGEIHHRARYNHNFNLSVYFYGNAISEREKCVARDLVKANSINLHCNIKNICFETEAEALGGRI; from the coding sequence ATGAGACTAATTATTCACGATTTGTCCCCTGAGCAAGTACAGAAAATTTTGCCTCATGGGGAGGATGTACGTATCATATCAAAGGGCGGATCTATTCATCCGTGTATAGGATGCTTTGGATGCTGGATTAAAACCCCTGCCCAATGTATTATTCGCGATCAATACGGGAATATGGGTGAATTTTTATCAAAATGTGATGAGCTGATCCTGATAAGCCGGTGCGTTTACGGAGGTTTTAGTCCTTTTATAAAAAATGTATTGGATAGAAGCATATCTTACATACATCCGTACTTTATAACCAAAAATGGAGAGATTCATCATAGAGCTAGGTATAATCACAATTTCAATCTTAGTGTTTATTTTTACGGAAATGCAATCAGCGAACGAGAAAAATGTGTTGCTCGTGATTTGGTAAAGGCTAACTCTATCAATTTGCACTGTAATATAAAGAATATATGTTTTGAGACAGAGGCTGAAGCATTGGGAGGTAGAATTTAA
- a CDS encoding TetR/AcrR family transcriptional regulator, protein MANQNYHHENLKSELIRKGLLILDKEGYENFSLRKVAKSCNVSQTAPYRHFKNKDELIAAIMEEAMRSFYDSLNEAALKYPDDHSKQLKEMGIAYIRFFSENPEYLHLLFSSNIFSKIKFTCDKSESSDNCSNEHYKNRDPFAVFYRAVENYAASANNYMGQDELILYCWGLVHGISVLSANKENSPFNANFLDLAEKIIFNEKFLK, encoded by the coding sequence GTGGCAAATCAAAACTACCATCATGAAAATCTTAAGTCAGAACTTATACGAAAGGGATTGCTGATTCTTGATAAAGAAGGATACGAAAACTTTTCTCTGCGTAAGGTGGCTAAATCCTGCAATGTCAGTCAGACCGCCCCCTATCGGCATTTTAAAAATAAGGATGAATTAATTGCAGCTATTATGGAAGAAGCCATGCGTTCATTCTATGACAGTCTTAATGAAGCTGCATTAAAGTATCCGGATGATCACTCCAAACAGCTTAAAGAAATGGGAATTGCCTACATACGTTTCTTTTCGGAGAATCCGGAATATTTGCATCTGCTTTTTTCAAGCAACATATTTAGCAAAATTAAATTTACTTGCGACAAAAGTGAAAGCTCGGATAATTGTAGCAATGAACATTACAAAAACAGAGATCCTTTTGCTGTTTTTTATAGAGCTGTTGAAAATTATGCCGCCTCTGCAAATAACTATATGGGACAGGATGAGCTTATATTGTACTGTTGGGGATTGGTACACGGAATTTCCGTATTATCCGCCAATAAAGAAAACTCCCCGTTTAATGCCAACTTTTTAGATTTAGCGGAAAAAATCATCTTTAATGAAAAATTTCTTAAATAG
- a CDS encoding GNAT family N-acetyltransferase, whose translation MIIRKYVSNDVDNMMDVWKKSSKIAHSFLPEEHFISEEKEIRNVFLPVSDTRVAEINGKIVGFISMVDNSIGGLFIDPAHQRKGIGTALVNVFLDKFDALEVEVFEKNMQGRKFYEKTGFVIKDTSIEESTKEVSLNLLLKTKL comes from the coding sequence ATGATAATTAGAAAATATGTTTCCAATGATGTTGACAACATGATGGATGTTTGGAAAAAATCAAGCAAAATTGCTCATTCCTTTTTACCTGAAGAACATTTTATAAGTGAAGAAAAAGAAATACGAAATGTATTTTTACCTGTTTCTGATACGCGAGTAGCAGAAATAAATGGCAAAATAGTAGGCTTCATATCAATGGTTGATAATTCAATTGGAGGTTTATTCATCGATCCCGCTCATCAGAGAAAAGGGATAGGAACCGCTTTAGTAAATGTATTCCTAGATAAATTTGATGCCTTGGAAGTTGAAGTATTTGAAAAAAACATGCAGGGACGAAAATTTTATGAGAAAACAGGTTTTGTAATTAAGGATACTTCCATAGAGGAAAGCACAAAAGAAGTAAGCTTGAACCTCTTGCTTAAAACTAAACTTTAA
- a CDS encoding homoserine dehydrogenase, whose translation MGKCYISLAILGFGNVGQAFARLLLEKHEEIFERYGFNIKVAAISTGSRGSLLNSNGINLKRALKDMSELGRFNKENTDYSVMNSMEIAKNADYDVLMELTPLKIFSGQPAIEHIASAIERKKHAISANKGPIAWAYKNLKEKALEHGVKFYYETAVMDGTPVFNLVDETLKLCKVTEVRGILNSTTNFVLEELSKGKNYDDVIMEGKKRGFVEADPSMDIEGWDAAAKTAALLNVLMDANITPLDVEREGIETITLEKIKEAEERGNVIKLVCSGKSTGGKIAAIVAPQEVPKGTLYASINGTTSVVSITTDLMGTISVVEHDPEIEQTAYGVFSDLIRVVSNCHTVSR comes from the coding sequence ATGGGAAAATGTTATATTAGTCTGGCGATCCTTGGCTTTGGTAACGTAGGTCAGGCATTTGCAAGACTGCTTTTAGAAAAACATGAAGAAATATTCGAAAGATATGGATTTAATATAAAAGTTGCAGCCATATCTACAGGAAGCAGAGGTTCATTGCTAAATAGCAACGGTATTAATTTAAAAAGAGCTTTAAAGGATATGAGTGAACTTGGCAGATTCAATAAAGAGAATACAGATTACTCAGTAATGAATTCTATGGAAATAGCGAAAAACGCAGATTATGACGTTCTTATGGAACTTACTCCTCTTAAAATTTTTTCTGGACAACCTGCGATAGAACACATTGCATCAGCTATAGAAAGAAAAAAGCATGCAATAAGCGCAAATAAGGGACCTATTGCATGGGCATATAAAAACCTCAAAGAAAAGGCTTTAGAACATGGAGTAAAGTTTTATTATGAAACGGCAGTAATGGACGGAACACCTGTTTTCAATCTTGTGGATGAAACACTTAAACTTTGCAAGGTAACAGAGGTTAGAGGAATTTTAAATTCCACAACGAATTTTGTTTTAGAAGAATTATCTAAGGGCAAAAATTATGATGATGTTATAATGGAAGGGAAAAAGCGTGGCTTTGTAGAGGCTGATCCTTCCATGGATATTGAAGGGTGGGACGCTGCAGCAAAAACAGCAGCATTATTAAATGTTTTAATGGATGCAAATATTACCCCTTTGGATGTTGAGCGAGAAGGCATTGAAACAATTACCCTTGAAAAAATAAAAGAGGCAGAAGAAAGAGGCAATGTAATAAAGCTTGTTTGCTCAGGAAAAAGTACAGGCGGGAAAATTGCAGCTATTGTTGCTCCTCAGGAAGTGCCCAAAGGTACGTTATACGCAAGCATAAACGGTACCACGTCTGTTGTGAGCATTACAACAGATTTAATGGGAACCATATCTGTTGTTGAGCATGATCCTGAAATTGAACAGACGGCGTACGGTGTTTTCAGCGATCTCATAAGAGTTGTTTCAAACTGCCACACAGTTAGTCGGTAG
- the ftsH gene encoding ATP-dependent zinc metalloprotease FtsH: MSENNKSNKSEFIIFYYIASIFIIMYINWMLLPVLAKPVINLSTQEEFEGYIDADEVIVVEILKDDILYTVKDSNGNTKHYKTQYSDVTELINRLRGKGIDIGVVELNKSDYFVVLLLILVVPIILVTYYGIKLNDKLKGNDKLADEEKDNNKTKDKETRNKKTFCDVAGQEEAKESLIEIVDYLSHPEKYNEIGAVCPKGILLVGPPGTGKTLLAKAVAGEANVPFIPVSGSEFVEMYVGRGASRVRDLFNKASKKAPCIVFIDEIDTVGKARGIGAGNNEEREQTLNQLLTEMDGFEENKGVVVLAATNRPEILDPALLRPGRFDRHVRVELPDMQGRVAILKVHAKKCKMEPDIDYNLIARATAGASGAQLANIVNEGALRAVRMGRNFVSHLDLEESVEVVLAGEQKKNQILSSEEKKIVSYHEIGHALLAAVQANSAPVHKITIIPRTSGALGYTMQIETRDKTLINRSETINKIAMFCAGRAAEELVFGECTTGASNDIEQATKIARAMVTRYGMTDEFDMMAMETGRGNYLGGNSQVICSPETAKEVDRAVLLIIKEAHLKAMKVLKENEQKLHELAEFLYQEETITGEQFMNILNRK; the protein is encoded by the coding sequence ATGAGTGAAAACAACAAGAGTAATAAATCAGAATTTATTATTTTTTATTACATTGCATCAATTTTTATTATTATGTACATAAATTGGATGCTTCTTCCGGTTTTAGCAAAGCCGGTTATTAATTTGTCCACACAGGAAGAGTTTGAAGGTTATATTGATGCTGATGAAGTAATCGTGGTGGAAATATTGAAAGATGACATTTTGTATACTGTAAAAGATTCAAATGGTAATACAAAGCATTACAAAACACAATACAGTGATGTAACTGAGCTTATAAATCGTTTAAGGGGAAAAGGCATTGATATAGGTGTGGTAGAATTGAATAAATCTGACTATTTTGTTGTTTTACTACTCATTCTTGTGGTTCCTATTATTTTGGTTACATATTATGGAATAAAACTTAATGACAAGTTAAAAGGGAATGACAAGCTTGCCGATGAAGAAAAAGATAACAATAAAACAAAAGATAAAGAAACTAGAAATAAAAAAACTTTTTGTGATGTAGCTGGACAGGAGGAAGCTAAGGAATCATTGATTGAAATCGTTGATTATCTTTCTCATCCGGAGAAATACAATGAAATCGGGGCCGTGTGCCCTAAGGGAATACTTTTGGTTGGGCCTCCTGGAACGGGAAAGACGCTGCTTGCTAAAGCAGTTGCAGGGGAGGCTAATGTTCCGTTTATCCCTGTTTCAGGTTCTGAATTTGTTGAAATGTATGTGGGCAGAGGAGCATCAAGAGTGCGAGATTTATTTAATAAGGCGTCAAAGAAGGCACCTTGCATCGTATTTATAGATGAAATTGATACTGTGGGCAAGGCTCGTGGAATCGGTGCCGGAAATAATGAAGAGCGTGAACAAACATTAAACCAGCTGCTTACGGAAATGGACGGCTTTGAAGAAAATAAAGGAGTTGTAGTTTTAGCAGCAACCAACAGACCGGAAATCCTGGATCCTGCACTTCTAAGGCCTGGACGTTTTGACAGGCATGTTCGTGTAGAACTGCCTGACATGCAGGGGCGTGTTGCAATACTAAAAGTTCATGCTAAAAAATGCAAAATGGAGCCGGATATTGATTATAATCTAATTGCTAGAGCAACAGCCGGTGCTTCAGGAGCTCAACTTGCCAATATTGTTAATGAAGGCGCACTTCGGGCAGTGAGAATGGGAAGAAATTTTGTCAGCCATTTGGACCTTGAAGAGTCTGTTGAAGTTGTATTAGCTGGAGAGCAGAAGAAAAATCAAATTTTAAGTTCCGAGGAAAAAAAGATTGTATCATATCATGAAATCGGACATGCATTGCTTGCAGCAGTACAAGCTAACAGTGCTCCTGTGCACAAGATTACTATAATACCGCGCACGTCAGGTGCTCTTGGGTATACCATGCAGATTGAAACAAGAGACAAAACTTTGATTAACAGATCAGAGACAATAAATAAAATTGCAATGTTTTGTGCTGGCAGAGCTGCAGAGGAACTTGTTTTCGGAGAATGCACCACAGGAGCTTCCAACGATATTGAACAAGCCACTAAAATAGCACGCGCAATGGTTACAAGGTATGGCATGACAGATGAATTTGATATGATGGCTATGGAAACTGGAAGAGGTAATTATTTGGGCGGCAATTCACAAGTTATATGTTCACCGGAAACAGCCAAGGAAGTAGACAGAGCGGTGCTGTTAATCATTAAGGAGGCTCATCTAAAAGCTATGAAAGTTCTTAAAGAAAATGAACAAAAGCTTCATGAACTGGCAGAATTTTTATATCAGGAAGAAACAATTACAGGTGAGCAGTTTATGAATATCTTAAATAGGAAATAA
- a CDS encoding dipeptidase gives MCESWNISKDAELLHEQAYVVDTTLPIMPGSKFSNLFDALNRMKANGFNYASITVASDLHKTMETVKNVTLIKALVLSRSKDIIFVKKVDDIKRAKKENKLAVGFHFQGTVPIGTNLSMVKFFYDRGIRHMLMAYNAKNRVGYGCHEEDDKGLSEFGYKLIKEMNKVGMIVDVAHTGYRTAMETIEASEAPVVVSHGNVAAVTNHQRCYKDDQIKAIARNGGVFGVTGFGLFLGNDKNLVEQYVKNIDHIVQLVGPKHAGIGLDYVYDMDAFVRLADTNREKYPEDGGYISNTLHQVEVNQIPQITESLLKLGYSDENVRDILGDNWLRIFSQVWKN, from the coding sequence ATGTGTGAAAGTTGGAACATCTCAAAAGACGCTGAATTATTACATGAACAGGCTTATGTTGTAGATACTACGCTGCCAATAATGCCAGGTAGTAAATTTTCTAACTTGTTTGATGCACTTAACAGAATGAAAGCAAATGGGTTCAATTACGCTTCGATTACAGTGGCATCAGATCTACACAAAACTATGGAAACTGTAAAAAATGTTACTTTGATTAAAGCACTAGTGTTAAGCAGGTCAAAAGATATAATTTTTGTAAAAAAAGTTGATGACATTAAACGTGCTAAAAAAGAAAACAAGCTGGCGGTAGGTTTCCATTTTCAAGGAACAGTTCCAATCGGAACTAATTTATCAATGGTTAAATTTTTCTATGATAGAGGAATAAGACATATGCTTATGGCTTACAATGCGAAAAACAGGGTGGGCTATGGTTGCCATGAAGAAGACGACAAAGGATTAAGTGAATTTGGATACAAATTAATAAAAGAGATGAATAAGGTAGGAATGATTGTAGATGTAGCTCATACAGGATATCGTACTGCCATGGAAACAATTGAAGCATCTGAAGCACCGGTAGTTGTAAGCCACGGCAATGTTGCAGCGGTAACTAATCATCAAAGATGCTATAAGGATGATCAAATAAAAGCTATAGCTCGAAATGGAGGGGTATTTGGAGTAACCGGTTTTGGATTATTTTTAGGCAATGATAAAAATTTGGTTGAGCAATATGTTAAAAACATTGATCACATAGTACAGCTTGTAGGACCTAAACATGCGGGAATAGGACTTGACTATGTATATGATATGGATGCATTTGTGAGATTGGCAGATACAAACCGTGAAAAATATCCTGAAGATGGAGGATATATTAGTAACACATTACATCAGGTTGAAGTAAATCAAATTCCCCAAATTACAGAATCTCTCTTAAAACTAGGATATTCTGACGAAAATGTACGTGATATATTAGGAGACAATTGGCTGCGTATATTCTCACAAGTTTGGAAGAATTAG